From Opitutaceae bacterium, the proteins below share one genomic window:
- a CDS encoding AAA family ATPase, translated as MKSITLITGAPGSGKSTISKLVAKRLPRCLLISVDDLREMMVTGLATPDQGITDEGIRQFQMARSVAIHMAGVYAAQGVHVIIDDVCVPHMFADHYAPMLNNGGGRGVMLMPDRTTMVERIRQRGGPWDAVLINGIPEIYDYLEPLPKDGWIVLDTGDWTVEHTVQVVIERLGLELDEPAHPVDPGIPDDGQLEA; from the coding sequence ATGAAATCCATCACTTTGATTACAGGTGCGCCCGGCTCGGGCAAGAGCACCATCAGCAAGCTCGTGGCGAAACGGCTGCCTCGGTGCCTGCTGATTTCCGTTGATGATCTGCGCGAGATGATGGTTACCGGCCTGGCCACCCCTGATCAGGGCATAACGGATGAAGGGATCCGGCAGTTTCAAATGGCCCGTTCCGTCGCCATTCACATGGCCGGGGTCTACGCGGCTCAGGGTGTACACGTCATCATCGACGATGTCTGCGTTCCCCATATGTTTGCGGATCATTACGCTCCGATGTTGAATAATGGAGGCGGGCGAGGGGTCATGCTGATGCCCGACCGAACGACCATGGTCGAACGGATCAGGCAACGGGGCGGACCGTGGGATGCGGTCTTGATCAACGGGATTCCGGAAATCTATGATTATCTCGAGCCATTGCCCAAGGACGGCTGGATCGTTCTGGATACGGGCGACTGGACGGTCGAGCATACCGTGCAGGTCGTCATTGAGCGCCTGGGTCTCGAACTTGATGAACCGGCTCATCCGGTCGACCCCGGGATTCCGGACGACGGGCAGCTTGAAGCTTGA
- a CDS encoding zinc-binding alcohol dehydrogenase, producing MKTQAVLFAGVDQIEVGQAVIPAPGVGEVIVETHFSCISPGTELRSLAGQQAGSGPFPFVPGYQLSGVIVETGAGVTLAVGTRVCCNGTERISDRGRCWGGHISHAVVRESAVLPVPGGVDLLDASMVKLAAIAYHGLRVSRPGPNEKVAVVGLGPLGQLSARLHAMTGAHVVVADVSAQRVAFARQSGLDARLVEGSLLNTFREVFPDGADLVVDVTGSARVLPQSMELVRVKPWDDSPESGGRLLLQGSYPADFTLDYQECFRRELSLLLTRDQQPRDSRNVLDLLARGKLRIRDIITGLRPVAKAPDTYAELRAAKEELLTVAFDWRRA from the coding sequence ATGAAAACACAGGCGGTCCTATTTGCGGGAGTGGATCAAATCGAGGTCGGTCAGGCCGTCATCCCCGCGCCCGGAGTGGGCGAGGTTATCGTGGAGACCCATTTCAGCTGTATCAGCCCGGGAACGGAGCTTCGCAGCCTGGCCGGGCAACAGGCCGGTTCAGGGCCTTTCCCCTTTGTTCCCGGCTACCAGCTTTCGGGCGTGATCGTCGAGACGGGTGCCGGAGTGACGCTTGCGGTGGGCACCCGGGTCTGCTGCAATGGCACGGAGCGCATCAGTGACCGTGGACGCTGCTGGGGCGGTCACATCAGCCACGCAGTGGTCAGGGAGTCCGCCGTTCTCCCGGTGCCCGGTGGCGTCGACCTGTTGGACGCATCCATGGTGAAACTGGCCGCGATCGCCTATCACGGACTTCGGGTCAGTCGACCGGGACCGAATGAAAAGGTTGCGGTGGTCGGCCTGGGTCCTCTCGGCCAACTCTCCGCCCGTCTCCACGCCATGACCGGGGCACACGTGGTAGTCGCCGATGTATCAGCGCAACGTGTCGCTTTTGCCCGGCAGTCCGGCCTCGACGCCCGTCTGGTCGAGGGTAGTCTCCTGAACACTTTCCGGGAGGTATTTCCGGACGGCGCCGATCTTGTGGTTGATGTGACGGGATCGGCACGCGTTTTGCCGCAATCGATGGAGTTGGTCCGAGTCAAGCCGTGGGACGACTCTCCGGAGAGCGGCGGGCGTCTCCTGCTGCAGGGGAGCTACCCGGCGGATTTCACCCTCGACTACCAGGAATGTTTCCGGCGGGAGCTGAGCCTCCTGCTGACTCGGGATCAGCAGCCGCGGGACAGTCGGAATGTGCTGGATCTGCTGGCCCGGGGGAAGTTGCGGATACGGGACATCATCACTGGGTTGCGACCGGTGGCAAAGGCGCCGGATACCTATGCGGAGCTGCGTGCGGCCAAGGAAGAATTGCTGACCGTGGCTTTCGACTGGCGCCGTGCTTGA
- a CDS encoding redoxin domain-containing protein produces the protein MKSASNLSVPASRMILPFALLGLVAALVPARAQLYRVGDTVSNFTLTDRATGLPVSLYSLEGKVIFLEWFAHWCPFCQAAASQIGPQVVDYFEQRGGNVDGVELVHVSLNLQAGQESQTQAFINQYKLGAVWNDFNRVVANRFGSAQPIFAIINGLTDSPSHRPWELVYVRNGYGSLNSPIQTFRNAINAVAAAEVVPDSPPRITTPPASVGAVAGSPVVFEATAEGENLLYQWSRDGVDLPGKTEPTLNLGGVSEADAGIYRVRVGNGGGSVTSQSAFLSLIAPGAAPAQLANVSTRLNVGTGGRILIAGFYIEGTQPGRVLIRGIGPSLAGFNLDGVLADPVLRLFQGNAEVAVNDDWGSLADAASVRMEWQVAGAFDLESGTRDGVLLEELPTGLYTAQIRGSADTTGLGLVEVYDVAGSGGGVLTNISTRGRIVGNSARMIMGFVLRGEAPRTVLIRGIGPTLSEFNVQGAVTDPRLRLFSSPDNTLLAENEVWADTQATAIVNAAAEVAAFPLAADSRDTAILITLPPGGYTAHVSADNDEEGVVLAEVYVLPE, from the coding sequence ATGAAGTCTGCTTCCAATCTCTCTGTTCCCGCATCGCGGATGATCCTCCCGTTTGCCCTGCTTGGCCTGGTTGCCGCGCTGGTTCCGGCCAGGGCCCAGCTCTATCGGGTTGGCGACACCGTGAGCAATTTCACCCTGACCGATCGGGCCACCGGGCTTCCGGTCAGCCTCTACAGCCTGGAGGGCAAGGTGATCTTCCTCGAATGGTTTGCCCATTGGTGCCCCTTCTGCCAGGCGGCCGCCTCTCAGATCGGTCCGCAGGTGGTGGATTACTTCGAGCAGCGTGGTGGCAATGTGGATGGCGTCGAACTGGTTCATGTTTCGCTCAACCTCCAGGCAGGACAGGAGAGCCAGACCCAGGCCTTCATCAACCAATACAAACTCGGGGCGGTCTGGAATGACTTCAACCGGGTGGTCGCCAACCGATTCGGCTCCGCCCAGCCGATCTTTGCCATCATCAACGGATTGACGGATTCGCCCAGCCATCGGCCATGGGAGCTCGTGTATGTAAGAAATGGTTACGGAAGTCTCAATTCACCGATCCAGACCTTCCGCAATGCGATCAACGCGGTGGCCGCCGCCGAGGTCGTCCCGGACTCACCGCCGCGGATCACGACACCGCCGGCTTCGGTCGGTGCCGTGGCGGGCAGTCCGGTGGTCTTTGAGGCCACAGCCGAAGGAGAGAACCTTCTTTACCAATGGTCGCGGGACGGCGTGGACCTCCCGGGCAAGACCGAACCCACCCTGAATCTGGGCGGCGTTTCCGAGGCCGATGCGGGGATTTACCGGGTGCGGGTCGGCAACGGCGGTGGATCGGTGACGAGCCAGTCCGCCTTTCTATCGCTGATCGCACCCGGGGCCGCGCCGGCACAGCTGGCGAATGTATCCACGCGGCTCAACGTCGGCACGGGCGGACGGATTCTCATTGCCGGCTTCTATATCGAAGGAACGCAGCCTGGACGGGTCCTGATTCGAGGAATCGGTCCCTCGCTGGCCGGGTTCAATCTGGATGGAGTGCTCGCGGACCCGGTACTGCGTTTGTTTCAGGGCAATGCGGAGGTGGCCGTCAACGATGATTGGGGCAGTCTGGCCGACGCGGCGTCGGTTCGGATGGAGTGGCAGGTGGCGGGGGCCTTTGACCTGGAGAGCGGAACGCGCGACGGCGTTCTGCTCGAGGAATTGCCGACCGGGCTCTACACCGCGCAAATACGGGGCTCGGCCGACACGACCGGCCTGGGGCTGGTCGAGGTCTATGATGTCGCCGGGAGCGGGGGAGGCGTGCTGACCAATATCTCGACCCGCGGGCGGATTGTCGGGAATTCGGCCCGCATGATCATGGGATTCGTTCTGCGTGGGGAGGCCCCGCGCACGGTCCTGATCCGGGGGATTGGTCCGACCTTGAGCGAGTTCAATGTACAGGGTGCGGTTACGGACCCGCGACTGCGTCTTTTCTCCAGTCCGGACAATACCCTTCTGGCCGAGAACGAAGTCTGGGCGGACACCCAGGCGACGGCCATCGTGAATGCCGCGGCCGAGGTGGCGGCGTTCCCGCTGGCCGCGGACAGCCGCGATACGGCGATTCTCATCACGCTGCCGCCGGGTGGCTACACCGCGCATGTTTCCGCGGACAACGACGAGGAGGGGGTGGTCCTGGCCGAGGTCTATGTCCTGCCGGAATGA
- a CDS encoding sugar phosphate isomerase/epimerase family protein, producing the protein MFISLNPDAVALGKMDPDLLLSSALACGFEGIDFPVHAVGSVHEARELSRRAADAGMKWGLFPLPCDFLRVDDDSFRAGMIRLREVLPVVEAAGCSRTYNHVWPGSDDRDYDRNLAWHIVRLRDLASILNDRGIRLGIEFIGPKTLRDTFRYPFIRSLEEALSLIDAVDRDLGLVLDCFHWYTSGGTLRDLESAMAGRPVVNVHVNDATAGRTRDEQQDLERRMPLETGLIDATAVLRVLDRLGYDGPVIAEPFNPHRARFAGLPPQAVLAEVGSIMKALFAAAGVRSES; encoded by the coding sequence ATGTTTATCAGCCTGAACCCTGATGCGGTGGCTCTTGGGAAGATGGACCCCGACCTCCTCCTTTCGTCGGCACTTGCCTGCGGGTTCGAAGGGATCGATTTTCCGGTTCATGCGGTCGGGTCCGTCCACGAGGCTCGAGAGCTTTCCCGTCGTGCTGCCGATGCCGGCATGAAGTGGGGGCTGTTTCCGCTGCCCTGTGATTTCCTTCGGGTCGACGATGATTCATTTCGGGCGGGCATGATCCGCCTGCGGGAGGTTTTGCCGGTTGTCGAGGCAGCAGGGTGTTCCAGGACCTACAATCACGTCTGGCCCGGCAGTGACGACCGGGACTACGACAGGAATCTCGCATGGCATATCGTCCGCCTGCGGGATTTGGCTTCGATCCTCAACGACCGTGGAATTCGCCTGGGGATCGAGTTCATCGGTCCGAAAACACTCCGGGATACGTTTCGTTATCCCTTCATCCGGAGCCTTGAAGAAGCGCTTTCGCTGATCGATGCGGTGGATCGTGACCTGGGCCTGGTTCTCGATTGCTTTCACTGGTACACATCCGGGGGAACACTGAGAGATCTGGAATCGGCGATGGCGGGACGTCCTGTCGTGAATGTCCACGTCAACGACGCCACGGCCGGAAGAACAAGGGATGAGCAGCAGGACCTCGAGCGCCGGATGCCGCTGGAGACAGGATTGATCGATGCGACGGCGGTCTTGCGCGTGCTGGACCGCCTTGGTTATGACGGACCCGTCATCGCGGAACCCTTCAATCCGCACCGGGCCCGATTTGCGGGATTGCCGCCGCAAGCGGTGCTGGCAGAGGTTGGCAGCATCATGAAGGCTCTATTTGCGGCAGCGGGCGTCCGAAGCGAATCATGA
- a CDS encoding amidohydrolase family protein: MIIDCHNHLGADDELFRSGALPYGQDLLTMTSIGRAGGVTNWIVFPFVHYRGQPGTLLPPPPGELAAPFAWENLRLAGELRHQLPEQGRDCLQFAMLDPARNTDLQIAALRRLRDQYPIAGLKIQATVIKSPIGALHDVGSCFVDLAAEWDIPFIIHTSVIDNDPWSQADEIAGIAESRPDVRFCLAHSCRFDRSVLDRIAGLANAWFDCSAHLIHCQSVVRELPIVAPPGRRFKSDYRDPVRVLADLAAAYPGKLIWGSDSPAYLWIEPAGSALPSLIATYQEETACLRALPEAVIREIAAKNTMNWLGTAEGSFPTTGSVS, encoded by the coding sequence ATGATTATCGATTGCCACAACCACCTCGGGGCCGATGACGAGCTTTTCCGCTCCGGCGCCCTCCCCTATGGCCAGGATCTGCTGACCATGACCTCGATCGGTCGAGCGGGTGGTGTCACCAATTGGATCGTTTTCCCCTTCGTCCACTACCGGGGACAGCCCGGAACCCTGCTGCCCCCTCCGCCCGGGGAACTTGCGGCCCCCTTTGCCTGGGAAAACCTCCGGCTGGCCGGCGAACTCCGTCATCAACTGCCTGAGCAGGGAAGAGACTGCCTGCAGTTTGCCATGCTCGATCCCGCCCGGAATACCGATCTTCAGATCGCCGCCCTCCGTCGTCTTCGCGACCAGTATCCCATCGCCGGACTGAAAATCCAGGCAACCGTCATCAAGTCGCCGATCGGGGCTTTGCATGATGTCGGTTCCTGCTTCGTCGATCTCGCCGCCGAATGGGACATCCCGTTCATCATTCATACCAGCGTGATCGACAACGACCCCTGGTCCCAGGCCGATGAAATCGCCGGGATCGCCGAATCGCGACCGGATGTTCGCTTCTGCCTCGCCCACTCCTGTCGCTTTGACCGATCGGTCCTGGATCGGATCGCCGGATTGGCCAACGCCTGGTTTGACTGTTCGGCGCACCTCATTCACTGCCAGAGTGTGGTCCGGGAGTTGCCGATCGTCGCACCACCCGGGCGTCGCTTCAAGAGTGATTACCGCGATCCGGTCCGGGTCCTGGCGGATCTCGCCGCGGCCTATCCGGGCAAGCTCATCTGGGGGAGTGATTCGCCCGCTTATCTCTGGATTGAACCGGCCGGCAGCGCCCTTCCCAGCCTGATCGCGACTTATCAGGAGGAAACGGCCTGCCTGCGCGCTCTTCCCGAGGCTGTCATCCGGGAGATCGCCGCGAAAAACACCATGAACTGGCTTGGAACGGCAGAGGGCTCTTTCCCAACCACCGGTTCCGTTAGCTAA
- the aqpZ gene encoding aquaporin Z produces the protein MKKYGAEFVGTFWLVLGGCGSAVLAAAFPGVGIGLLGVSLAFGLTVLTMAYAIGHISGCHLNPAVSIGLWAGGRFPAKELAPYIIAQVLGGILAGGVLYLIASGKEGFELAGGFASNGYGAHSPGGYSMVAALVCEVVMTMMFLLIILGATDSRAPAGFAPLAIGLGLTLIHLISIPVTNTSVNPARSTGVALFVGDWATAQLWLFWVAPIIGAVLGAVVYRLIGSSKD, from the coding sequence ATGAAAAAATACGGTGCAGAGTTTGTCGGAACATTCTGGCTGGTCCTCGGCGGTTGCGGAAGCGCCGTCCTGGCCGCTGCCTTTCCCGGGGTCGGCATCGGCTTGCTGGGCGTCTCCCTCGCCTTCGGCCTGACAGTCCTGACCATGGCCTACGCCATCGGCCATATCTCGGGTTGTCACCTCAATCCGGCTGTCTCGATCGGCCTCTGGGCCGGAGGCCGCTTTCCGGCCAAGGAACTCGCCCCCTATATCATTGCCCAGGTTCTCGGCGGCATCCTCGCCGGTGGGGTTCTTTACCTGATCGCCAGTGGCAAGGAAGGATTTGAACTCGCCGGGGGCTTTGCTTCAAACGGCTACGGAGCACACTCTCCCGGTGGCTACTCGATGGTCGCCGCGCTCGTCTGCGAGGTTGTCATGACCATGATGTTCCTCCTCATCATCCTCGGGGCCACCGATTCCCGCGCCCCGGCTGGATTCGCCCCCCTCGCCATCGGCCTTGGACTGACCCTGATCCATCTGATCAGCATCCCGGTCACCAACACCTCGGTCAACCCGGCCCGCAGCACGGGTGTTGCCCTCTTCGTCGGCGATTGGGCGACCGCTCAACTCTGGCTCTTCTGGGTCGCCCCGATCATCGGTGCCGTCTTGGGCGCCGTGGTCTATCGCCTGATCGGAAGTTCCAAGGACTGA
- a CDS encoding YkgJ family cysteine cluster protein, with protein sequence MSDLMECRPGCGACCIAPSIHTPMPGMPHGKPAGVRCLHLTPDYRCALFGRPERPAFCQSLRPGPEMCGANRDEAMAILERLERETGPE encoded by the coding sequence ATGAGCGACCTGATGGAATGCCGCCCGGGTTGTGGTGCCTGCTGCATCGCGCCCTCGATCCATACGCCGATGCCGGGAATGCCACACGGCAAACCCGCCGGGGTCCGCTGTCTGCATTTGACGCCGGATTACCGGTGCGCACTTTTCGGACGGCCCGAACGCCCCGCCTTCTGTCAGAGTCTGCGGCCGGGACCGGAAATGTGCGGCGCGAATCGGGACGAAGCCATGGCCATCCTCGAGCGACTGGAGCGGGAGACCGGCCCGGAGTAG
- a CDS encoding ROK family protein, whose protein sequence is MQVLGIDIGGSGLKGAPVDLEKGRLLTERVRIATPQPAKPAAVAKVFAELVAAFDWKGPIGVGFPGIMRQNTACSAANLHTTWIGRDLGELFGRKCRCPVGVINDADAAGLAEITYGAGKGRKGSIVLLTLGTGIGSALFIDGRLYPNSEFGHLIFKDTIAEKFAASSVRKAEKLSWEEWGSRLNEYLVHLHRVIFPDLIILGGGVSAKFARYKKQINCGAEVVPARLKNNAGIIGAALAAPR, encoded by the coding sequence ATGCAGGTACTGGGTATCGATATCGGCGGCTCGGGGTTGAAGGGTGCTCCGGTCGATCTTGAAAAGGGGAGACTGTTGACCGAGCGTGTCCGCATCGCTACGCCGCAACCGGCCAAACCGGCGGCCGTCGCCAAGGTCTTTGCCGAACTCGTGGCCGCATTCGATTGGAAGGGGCCCATCGGCGTCGGTTTCCCGGGAATCATGCGGCAGAATACCGCCTGCAGCGCAGCCAACCTCCACACAACCTGGATCGGCCGGGACCTCGGCGAGCTCTTCGGACGCAAGTGCCGCTGCCCCGTCGGAGTCATCAACGATGCCGATGCCGCCGGACTCGCCGAGATCACCTACGGTGCCGGGAAAGGCCGCAAGGGGTCGATCGTTCTCCTGACCCTGGGCACCGGCATCGGCTCCGCCCTCTTCATCGACGGCAGGTTGTATCCGAATTCCGAATTCGGCCATCTCATTTTCAAGGACACCATTGCCGAGAAATTCGCGGCGTCGAGCGTGCGCAAGGCCGAAAAGCTGAGCTGGGAGGAGTGGGGCTCCCGGCTCAATGAATACCTCGTCCATCTCCACCGGGTCATCTTCCCGGATCTCATCATTCTCGGCGGCGGAGTCAGCGCCAAATTCGCGCGCTACAAGAAACAGATCAACTGCGGCGCGGAAGTCGTGCCCGCCCGGTTGAAGAACAATGCCGGCATCATCGGTGCCGCCCTTGCCGCCCCCCGCTGA
- a CDS encoding DUF4870 domain-containing protein, giving the protein MENNNPENQPTGSTPPPAAPTPTITTGPSTETSKEARNFGMLCHITALAGVLVAGFGSWIGPLVIWLLKKDEYAFVDDQGKEALNFQITCLIGYVVGFVLMLVVIGIAVIFVVSLYWLIFTIIAAVKASEGVAYRYPFCIRFLK; this is encoded by the coding sequence ATGGAAAACAACAATCCCGAAAATCAACCGACCGGCTCCACCCCGCCCCCGGCCGCTCCCACCCCCACCATCACCACAGGCCCCTCCACCGAGACTTCCAAGGAGGCACGCAATTTCGGCATGCTCTGTCATATCACCGCGCTGGCAGGCGTGCTTGTTGCCGGGTTCGGAAGCTGGATCGGCCCTCTCGTCATCTGGCTCCTGAAAAAGGATGAATACGCTTTTGTGGACGACCAGGGCAAGGAAGCGCTCAACTTCCAAATCACCTGCCTGATCGGCTATGTTGTCGGCTTTGTTCTCATGCTCGTAGTCATCGGCATCGCCGTCATCTTCGTTGTCAGCCTGTATTGGCTCATTTTCACGATCATCGCGGCAGTCAAAGCGAGCGAGGGCGTGGCCTATCGCTATCCCTTCTGCATTCGATTCCTCAAGTAG
- a CDS encoding TIM barrel protein: MNRRSFVQKSLAAGTLAAVGTQVLKSEDLLKPSGQFRLKYAPHFGMFENHAGKDLVDQVRFMADQGFSAMEDNDMWKREVADQEKVARELDRLGMTMGVFVAYADFKNPTFTAGKTEDKEMVLGRIRDSIEVAKRVNARWMTVVPGTFDPGLEWGYQTSNVIDLLKACVEICEPAGVTMVLEPLNPWTNHPGLFLTKIPQAYQICRAVNSPSCKILDDLYHQQVTEGNLIPNLDRAWDEIAYFQLGDNPGRKEPTTGEINFKNIFRHLHAKGYTGILGMEHGKSLPGLEGEKALLAAYRACDSF, translated from the coding sequence ATGAATCGACGTTCCTTCGTTCAGAAATCCCTCGCGGCCGGAACCCTCGCCGCGGTCGGTACCCAGGTCCTGAAGTCTGAAGATCTGCTCAAACCTTCCGGCCAATTCCGTCTCAAGTATGCACCGCACTTCGGCATGTTCGAGAACCATGCGGGCAAAGACCTGGTGGACCAGGTCCGTTTCATGGCGGACCAGGGTTTCTCCGCGATGGAGGACAACGATATGTGGAAGCGGGAGGTCGCGGATCAGGAAAAGGTGGCCCGCGAACTTGACCGGCTGGGCATGACCATGGGGGTCTTTGTCGCCTACGCCGATTTCAAGAACCCGACCTTCACTGCGGGCAAGACGGAGGACAAGGAAATGGTCCTCGGCAGGATCCGGGACTCAATCGAGGTGGCCAAGCGGGTCAATGCCAGGTGGATGACCGTCGTGCCCGGCACGTTTGATCCCGGACTCGAGTGGGGCTACCAGACCTCCAATGTGATCGACCTCCTGAAAGCCTGCGTGGAGATCTGCGAACCCGCGGGAGTCACCATGGTCCTCGAACCGCTCAACCCCTGGACCAACCATCCCGGACTTTTCCTGACCAAGATTCCGCAAGCCTATCAGATCTGTCGGGCGGTCAACAGCCCGTCCTGCAAGATACTCGACGATCTCTACCACCAGCAGGTGACCGAGGGAAACCTCATCCCTAACCTCGATCGCGCCTGGGACGAGATCGCGTATTTCCAACTCGGCGACAACCCCGGGCGAAAAGAGCCGACGACGGGCGAGATCAACTTCAAGAACATCTTTCGTCATCTGCACGCCAAGGGCTATACCGGTATCCTCGGGATGGAACACGGGAAGAGCCTCCCCGGACTGGAGGGTGAGAAGGCACTTCTCGCCGCCTACCGCGCCTGCGACAGTTTCTGA